The following proteins are co-located in the Silene latifolia isolate original U9 population chromosome 1, ASM4854445v1, whole genome shotgun sequence genome:
- the LOC141657990 gene encoding protein FAR1-RELATED SEQUENCE 5-like produces the protein MDYSKCLIVPYKNDAYKQNFMAHYREWKDLLQILFERLGREEKKNMAMVCKGWSKWFIIGNDPEYIPFYPEEKKPKVGQVFETLESTELFYKEYCTICGFMPRLATTKRIKGNELPNSFSLRNVVCNRQGVKESRKRKRTDTDTDTAENDAESDVTDISRVRPITRIDCRALVQFKYQENGTYIVTRFDEAHNHPLASPESTIFLKGNRKMTEVQKQFVTKVKVLKLGGVKAYRGWKELCGGYNNIGATEVDFKNFVRDIKTYIGNFDAQMFVENLIGRKDTCNSFYFDFIVDENKCLAGSRSPQKVHNVWSGLLGDESIECYTWLFKTFLEAMGGCQPRIIITDQDKSMKSVVPEVFKESTHRLCMWHIMKKLREKVSYQLFQDEDFKTRLNRCVWNNQLEPDEFEEQWGKIMTDYQLVEHEWFSDLYDLGNKVDPRLL, from the exons atggactACTCAAAATGCCTGATAGTTCCCTACAAGAATGATGCTTACAAACAAAATTTCATGGCCCATTATAGGGAATGGAAA GATTTGCTCCAGATTTTGTTTGAGCGACTTGggagggaagaaaagaaaaacatggcCATGGTGTGCAAGGGCTGGTCAAAGTGGTTCATTATAGGGAACGACCCAGAG TACATTCCATTCTATCCAGAGGAAAAGAAACCTAAAGTAGGACAAGTATTCGAAACGCTAGAATCAACAGAGTTATTCTACAAAGAATATTGTACAATCTGTGGGTTTATGCCAAGACTTGCAACAACAAAAAGGATTAAAGGCAATGAGTTACCAAACAGTTTTTCATTAAGGAATGTTGTCTGCAATAGGCAAGGTGTAAAGGAAAGTAGGAAAAGGAAGAGGACTGATACTGATACCGATACTGCTGAGAATGATGCAGAATCTGATGTGACAGACATAAGCCGTGTGAGGCCGATTACAAGAATTGACTGTCGTGCATTAGTGCAGTTTAAATACCAAGAAAATGGAACTTATATTGTTACCAGATTCGATGAAGCGCATAACCATCCACTTGCTTCGCCTGAATCTACAATATTCTTGAAAGGAAACCGAAAAATGACAGAGGTACAGAAGCAATTTGTCACAAAGGTAAAGGTGCTAAAACTAGGTGGTGTGAAAGCCTATAGAGGTTGGAAGGAGCTGTGTGGAGGTTACAACAACATTGGGGCTACTGAGGTTGATTTCAAAAACTTTGTCAGAGACATAAAAACCTACATTGGTAATTTTGATGCACAAATGTTTGTTGAAAATCTTATAGGGAGAAAAGACACATGCaattcattttactttgattttatagTAGATGAAAACAAGTGCCTTGCTGGA AGCCGATCACCACAAAAGGTGCATAACGTTTGGAGTGGGTTGTTAGGTGATGAAAGTATTGAGTGTTATACATGGTTGTTCAAGACATTTTTGGAAGCAATGGGCGGGTGCCAACCGAGAATTATAATTACCGATCAAGACAAATCAATGAAGTCGGTAGTCCCGGAAGTGTTTAAGGAGTCAACACACAGACTGTGCATGTGGCACATAATGAAGAAACTAAGAGAGAAAGTCAGTTATCAACTGTTTCAAGATGAGGATTTTAAGACCAGGCTCAAtaggtgtgtttggaacaaccaacTTGAGCCTGATGAATTCGAAGAACAATGGGGGAAGATAATGACTGATTATCAACTTGTAGAACACGAGTGGTTTTCAGATTTGTACGATCTCGGGAACAAAGTGGATCCCCGCCTACTTTAA